AGAATTTCACCACTTCTGCAAAAGGTATCTTCCAGTAAAACGGCACGACGATCATGTTTAAAACGAGCATCACACCAGTTGTTACGAGGACACCGACTACGTAGCCAAGAATCTCCGTTGCTCGGTTTTTCCTAATCCTGTAGACCAAAATCGTCGGCACTATGAAGAAAAATCCAGCTGCGAAGTTCATCAAAATACCTACTATGTCACCGGACTTGAGTATATAAAATAGCAGATCTTTTATGATTAGTACGAGTATTGCATCGGGAATACCGAATATGAATCCCGCAAGGAGCGCTAAGATATCACTTGGATCGTATTTCAAAAAATTTACCGCCGGGAAGATCGGAAATTCCAAGAACATTAGCCCAGTTGCGAGTGCCGACATTATTCCGATCGTTGCAATTCGCGTGGCGGTAGTCTGCTTTTTCATGGCAATTTCACCTCAAATGCTCACTCTTCGATCACGGTGACGTACTTTCTGTTGTTCCTCTCGAAGAACTTTACGATTCCGTCTTTCAGTGCGAAGAGTGTGAAATC
The genomic region above belongs to Fervidobacterium thailandense and contains:
- a CDS encoding ECF transporter S component, whose product is MKKQTTATRIATIGIMSALATGLMFLEFPIFPAVNFLKYDPSDILALLAGFIFGIPDAILVLIIKDLLFYILKSGDIVGILMNFAAGFFFIVPTILVYRIRKNRATEILGYVVGVLVTTGVMLVLNMIVVPFYWKIPFAEVVKFLPWIAAFNAIKFSIDSIVNALVRGRIEKIFE